The Mauremys reevesii isolate NIE-2019 linkage group 13, ASM1616193v1, whole genome shotgun sequence genome contains a region encoding:
- the LOC120379731 gene encoding uncharacterized protein LOC120379731 isoform X1, whose translation MTSQPHQGPPLPPLLLPAFPGAALLLTSPDVPGGKLIVKLKPEGAQEPSRAQTIILTGAPAGWPPPRRDGAPIRLQLAAGIRTVLLSKAGEDPGPRETPPVRAPPTSDPSASCTSKGVYENYRRWQRYKALARRHFPGTPDAEALACFFIPVLRSLTRLRPELALEEGVPRAVQEWERSSNFERMIFYEMAEKFMEFEAEEELQIQKMKLLSSSQFQPPPADPPKLPSPPATDAGQQQVYIPKKAASKGRQPRRRQRRLPGPLAPGEPREIPPEAVRQYAEIMEGLRPSWEEEAGEAGGRGEPQSQAQGALPDPTLLQYVEQLCEDESFVCKVEAVIHPQFLAQLLSPEKRCDPLDLSEELEQELGLTPSQLVEKRLLALSEEELSPPACPAPHLDSTPSQSEEEDEGSSQKGPASYRQAMSGPSPPRGSGAKGVALGAETPEAPTPTPVQPSQPRQWQTGDAAAPRCLSPHKCGDEGRLLASLRSRVERVSQQPQGQGQDGGRREGSAVTLGTTQPGSQAWSIRSQGDNLVGPANLASTPSGYRKQDGGQEGKVKSQSEANADAEGLRDAPMETKCCCQGDNLVEAGALESGLNGHGQQDGCQGDTVKGQPQAGWEPLGDIPSATGQANIVRSHRDNLVEQRALESTLNGHGKQDGGLEGKVRGQNKEADWSEATLRERDLQPGSMKLSGNNLKGEGSPASTPTRPGEQDGSQAGQPTKLESRVGGGHPTVLLLSRANGQPLGLFARPLGADGRGEGELPPVSNIYSQRPDPPPLGLSGPTGPAEARTASEAKSSCRAEPEWRFAIEMESRQPHLQDGGNSEGIGVKTTAGPGDPEQCEAGATRGCSNGTSSRDDRKEVGEASSAMGDGPSKMATIASSEFPPGGMEDAGKHDDDEEDDEELSIFSSLLASKLHLSSPEGPVGSVPALRDRVGTDSRALSPTWEPVRWDPMRRRSTRLCPGGVLDGSHAMDAGVRLSHKRRNDSMAARRSKRLRSQ comes from the exons ATGACGTCCCAGCCCCACcagggccccccgctgccccctctcctgctgcctgccTTCCCTGGTGCTGCCCTGCTCCTGACTTCACCCGATGTCCCCGGGGGCAAGCTCATTGTCAAACTGAAGCCAGAGGGGGCCCAGGAGCCGTCCCGGGCACAGACCATCATCCTGACGGGGGCGCCGGCGGGCTGGCCCCCCCCACGGCGGGACGGGGCCCCCATCCGGCTCCAGCTGGCTGCCGGGATAAGAACCGTCCTGCTGAGCAAAGCCGGGGAGGACCCAGGACCTAGGGAAACCCCTCCAGTCCGGGCACCCCCCACCAGCGACCCCTCCGCCTCCTGCACCTCCAAGGGTGTCTACGAGAACTATCGGCGCTGGCAGCGCTACAAAGCCCTGGCCAGGCGGCACTTCCCGGGCACGCCCGACGCCGAGGCGCTGGCCTGCTTCTTCAT ccccgtcTTGCGGTCGCTGACCCGCCTGCGCCCCGAGCTGGCtctggaggagggggtgccacgTGCCGTGCAGGAATGGGAGCGCAGCAGCAACTTCGAGCGCATGATCTTCTACGAGATGGCCGAGAA gtTCATGGAGTTCGAGGCCGAAGAGGAGCTGCAGATCCAGAAAATGAAGCTCCTGAGTAGCTCCCAATTCCAGCCCCCACCCGCCGACCCTCCCAAGCTTCCCAGCCCACCAGCCACCGATGCTGGACAGCAGCAAG TGTACATCCCCAAAAAGGCGGCATCCAAGGGGCGGCAGCCCCGGCGCCGTCAGCGCCGCCTGCCTGGCCCGCTGGCCCCAGGGGAGCCACGGGAGATCCCGCCTGAGGCCGTGAGGCAGTACGCCGAGATCATGGAGGGGCTGCGGcccagctgggaggaggaggctggggaggCCGGCGGGCGTGGCGAGCCCCAGAGCCAGGCACAGGGGGCACTCCCAGACCCCACACTACTGCAGTATGTCGAGCAGCTCTGTGAGGACGAGAGCTTCGTCTGCAAG GTGGAAGCCGTGATCCACCCCCAGTTCCTGGCCCAGCTGCTCTCTCCAGAGAAGAGATGCGACCCCCTGGATCTCAGCGAGGAGCTGGAGCAAGAGCTGGGACTCACCCCAAGCCAG ctggtTGAGAAACGTCTCCTAGCCCTCTCAgaggaagagctcagccccccgGCATGCCCCGCCCCTCATTTggactccaccccctcccagtcTGAAGAGGAGGATGAAGGCAGCAGCCAAAAGGGACCGGCCAGCTATCGGCAGGCCATGAGCGGACCCTCACCCCCCAGGGGCAGCGGGGCTAAGGGCGTGGCTCTGGGGGCAGAGACACCAGAGGCCCCCACCCCGACACCTGTGCAGCCATCCCAGCCACGCCAATGGCAGACAGGAGATGCGGCAGCTCCAAGATGTCTGTCCCCTCACAAATGTGGCGACGAAGGGAGACTATTAGCCTCGCTGAGGAGTCGAGTTGAGAGGGTGTCCCAGCAGcctcaggggcagggccaggatggAGGCCGAAGGGAAGGGTCAGCAGTCACTCTGGGCACAACACAACCTGGCAGCCAGGCCTGGAGCATAAGATCACAAGGTGACAATTTGGTAGGACCAGCAAACCTTGCGTCAACTCCCAGCGGATACAGAAAACAAGATGGTGGCCAAGAAGGGAAGGTCAAAAGTCAATCTGAAGCCAATGCTGATGCAGAAGGACTAAGAGATGCCCCAATGGAAACAAAGTGTTGTTGCCAAGGAGACAACCTGGTGGAAGCAGGAGCTCTGGAGTCAGGTCTCAATGGACATGGACAACAAGATGGCTGCCAAGGAGACACGGTCAAAGGCCAACCCCAGGCTGGATGGGAACCATTGGGAGACATCCCAAGTGCCACAGGCCAAGCCAATATCGTGAGGTCACACAGGGACAACCTGGTGGAACAAAGAGCTCTAGAGTCAACTCTcaatggacatggaaaacaagACGGTGGCCTAGAAGGGAAGGTCAGAGGTCAAAACAAGGAGGCTGATTGGAGTGAAGCCACCCTGAGAGAGCGTGATCTACAGCCTGGGAGCATGAAGTTGAGTGGGAACAACCTGAAAGGAGAAGGAAGCCCAGCATCAACTCCCACTAGGCCTGGAGAACAAGATGGCAGTCAAGCAGGTCAACCAACCAAACTGGAGTCTAGGGTGGGTGGTGGCCACCCTACAGTGTTACTACTCAGCAGGGCCAATGGGCAACCCTTAGGCCTCTTTGCTCGCCCTCTGGGTGCTGATGGGCGAGGGGAGGGTGAATTGCCACCAGTGTCCAACATTTACAGCCAACGTCCTGACCCACCTCCCCTTGGCCTGAGTGGCCCGACTGGACCTGCTGAGGCCCGGACGGCTTCAGAGGCCAAGTCCAGTTGCCGAGCAGAGCCAGAATGGAGATTTGCAATAGAGATGGAGTCAAGACAGCCTCACCTCCAAGATGGTGGCAATAGTGAAGGCATTGGAGTCAAAACCACGGCTGGACCTGGAGATCCAGAACAATGTGAGGCAGGAGCTACCAGGGGCTGCAGCAATGGGACCAGTTCCAGGGATGATAGAAAAGAGGTGGGAGAGGCAAGTTCAGCCATGGGCGATGGCCCCTCCAAGATGGCCACAATTGCCAGCTCAGAATTTCCCCCGGGGGGCATGGAGGATGCTGggaaacatgatgatgatgaggaagatgatgaagaGCTGTCTATTTTTTCCTCTCTGCTGGCATCAAAACTCCATCTCTCCAGTCCCGAGGGACCTGTTGgctctgtccctgccctgagggaCCGAGTGGGGACCGACAGCAGAGCCCTCTCCCCAACTTGGGAGCCAGTGAGATGGGATCCCATGAGGAGACGCTCCACACGGCTGTGCCCAGGTGGGGTGCTCGATGGGTCACATGCCATGGACGCCGGCGTTCGGCTCAGCCATAAGAGGAGGAACGACAGTATGGCTGCCAGGAGGAGCAAGCGCCTGCGCAGCCAATGA
- the LPCAT4 gene encoding lysophospholipid acyltransferase LPCAT4 — protein sequence MEGGSRGRDEGGAPSPFVQFYLLGTVLAPLRVALAFVVLFLMWPFALLQVLHRSGEELKEPLTDWRSSFSHSSVYLLSRLMFFLLGFMRIRVRGQRASRLEAPILVAAPHSTFFDPIILLPCDLPMVVSRTENLHVPVIGALLRFNQAILVSRHDPASRKKVVEEVKSRATSQGKWPQVLFFPEGTCSNKKALLKFKPGAFIAGVPIQPILVRYPNSLDSTTWAWQGPGVLKVIWLTASQLCTTVEVEFLPVYQPSAEESVNPTLYASNVQRAMARALGVPATECELVGTLPVRAVGRLRVALEPRLWELERALRRARWVAGGPLPDGGAETLGCQELAHWLGLPHPEAPEELCAYFQQDMGGAVDARAVRLALQALEGGHSPEELTRLAFGLFCEVGAGQGAPCLPREGFCAILRLLLGTPWADGAELFAALGGAEPHHGLSIGQFQDFALRHPDYAPLFSTYLCLPVPTHRASTPHANGLPHTKSKAD from the exons ATGGAGGggggcagccggggccgggacGAGGGGGGCGCCCCCAGCCCCTTCGTCCag TTCTACCTACTGGGGACGGTGCTGGCCCCGCTCCGTGTGGCCCTGGCCTTCGTTGTCCTCTTTCTCATGTGGCCCTTCGCGCTGCTCCAGGTGCTGCACCGGtccggggaagagctgaaagAGCCGCTCACGGACTGGAGGAG CTCCTTCTCCCACAGCTCCGTTTACCTCCTGAGCCGCCTGATGTTCTTCCTCCTCGGCTTCATGCGGATCCGGGTGCGGGGGCAGCGGGCATCGCGCTTGGAGGCCCCGATCCTGGTGGCCGCCCCCCACTCCACCTTCTTCGACCCCATCATCTTGCTGCCGTGTGACCTTCCCATGGTGGTCTCCCGCACAGAGAACCTCCACGTGCCTGTCATTGGAG CCTTGCTCCGGTTCAACCAAGCCATCTTGGTGTCCCGCCACGACCCAGCCTCCCGCAAGAAGGTGGTAGAGGAGGTGAAGAGCCGGGCCACATCCCAGGGAAAATGGCCACAG GTGCTCTTCTTCCCCGAGGGGACCTGCTCTAACAAGAAAGCCTTACTGAAGTTTAAGCCAG gtgCCTTCATTGCCGGGGTTCCTATCCAGCCCATCCTCGTCCGGTACCCCAACAGCCTG GACTCGACAACCTGGGCGTGGCAAGGCCCCGGAGT gCTCAAAGTCATCTGGTTGACGGCATCACAACTCTGCACCACTGTGGAAGTGGAG TTCCTCCCCGTCTATCAGCCCAGTGCCGAAGAGAGCGTCAACCCCACACTTTACGCCAGCAACGTGCAGAGAGCCATGGCCCG GGCGCTGGGCGTCCCAGCCACCGAGTGCGAGTTGGTGGGCACCCTGCCGGTGCGGGCGGTCGGGCGCCTGCGGGTGGCGCTGGAGCCCCGGCTCTGGGAGCTGGAAAGGGCGCTGCGGAGGGCCAG GTGGGTCGCGGGGGGGCCCCTGCCTGATGGTGGAGCAGAGACTCTGGGGTGCCAGGAACTTGCCCACTGGCTggggctgccccaccctgaggcacctgAGGAGCTCTGTGCCTACTTCCAGCAG GACATGGGGGGCGCCGTGGACGCCCGGGCGGTGCGGCTGGCCCTGCAGGCGCTGGAGGGGGGGCACAGCCCCGAGGAGCTCACACGCCTGGccttcggg ctgttCTGCGAagtgggggccgggcagggggccCCATGCCTGCCCCGGGAGGGTTTCTGTGCCATCCTGCGCCTGCTGCTGGGAACGCCCTGGGCCGACGGAGCCGAGCTCTTCGCTGCgctggggggggctgagccccaccACGGTCTGAGCATCG GTCAGTTCCAGGATTTCGCCCTGCGCCACCCTGACTATGCTCCACTCTTCAGCACCTACCTGTGCCTCCCAGTGCCCACCCACCGGGCCTCCACCCCCCACGCCAACGGCCTCCCCCACACCAAGAGCAAGGCAGACTGA
- the LOC120379870 gene encoding immunoglobulin kappa light chain-like codes for MDPLQGLILLLSLACGWCQYASFSQSPSEISVSPGQTVALECAVANVTADKVHMNWIRQSPGQKPEGVLFFKMDLSIYRAPGIPERYVPSRDASNKKFLLTIRDVQEGDDSIYFCFTYYTDGVQTWGEGTRVHVLRSNLPQPRIQLFPPAQEEITTGFATLTCLVSGFFPGYIDVQWRRDSQAQAQGVRMGLVALGEDKTYSVSSYLTVPASEWGSGASYSCVVKHESLASALEKSISAKDCKRQ; via the exons ATGGATCCACTCCAGGGACTCATCCTGCTGCTCTCACTGGCCT GTGGATGGTGCCAATATGCCTCCTTCAGCCAAAGCCCCTCTGAGATCTCAGTGTCTCCTGGACAGACGGTGGCTCTGGAATGTGCTGTGGCAAACGTCACAGCGGACAAGGTACATATGAACTGGATCCGGCAGAGCCCTGGACAGAAACCTGAAGGGGTGCTGTTCTTCAAAATGGATCTGTCCATTTACCGAGCTCCAGGGATCCCAGAGCGATACGTCCCCTCCAGAGACGCCTCCAACAAGAAGTTCCTGCTCACCATCCGCGACGTCCAGGAAGGAGACGACTCCATCTATTTCTGCTTTACCTATTATACAGATGGAGTCCAGACATGGGGAGAGGGGACCCGTGTGCATGTGCTGA GGAGCAATCTACCCCAGCCCCGAATCCAGCTGTTCCCTCCAGCCCAGGAGGAAATCACCACCGGCTTCGCCACCCTGACCTGCCTGGTGAGCGGCTTCTTCCCTGGCTACATCGATGTGCAGTGGAGGCGAGactcccaggcccaggcccagggtgTGAGAATGGGGCTGGTGGCACTGGGAGAGGACAAGACCTACTCGGTGAGCAGCTACCTGACGGTGCCGGCCAGCGAGTGGGGCTCGGGTGCCAGCTACAGCTGTGTGGTCAAGCACGAATCACTGGCGTCTGCACTGGAGAAGAGCATCAGTGCCAAGGACTGCAAAAGACAGTAG
- the LOC120379731 gene encoding uncharacterized protein LOC120379731 isoform X2, with translation MIFYEMAEKFMEFEAEEELQIQKMKLLSSSQFQPPPADPPKLPSPPATDAGQQQVYIPKKAASKGRQPRRRQRRLPGPLAPGEPREIPPEAVRQYAEIMEGLRPSWEEEAGEAGGRGEPQSQAQGALPDPTLLQYVEQLCEDESFVCKVEAVIHPQFLAQLLSPEKRCDPLDLSEELEQELGLTPSQLVEKRLLALSEEELSPPACPAPHLDSTPSQSEEEDEGSSQKGPASYRQAMSGPSPPRGSGAKGVALGAETPEAPTPTPVQPSQPRQWQTGDAAAPRCLSPHKCGDEGRLLASLRSRVERVSQQPQGQGQDGGRREGSAVTLGTTQPGSQAWSIRSQGDNLVGPANLASTPSGYRKQDGGQEGKVKSQSEANADAEGLRDAPMETKCCCQGDNLVEAGALESGLNGHGQQDGCQGDTVKGQPQAGWEPLGDIPSATGQANIVRSHRDNLVEQRALESTLNGHGKQDGGLEGKVRGQNKEADWSEATLRERDLQPGSMKLSGNNLKGEGSPASTPTRPGEQDGSQAGQPTKLESRVGGGHPTVLLLSRANGQPLGLFARPLGADGRGEGELPPVSNIYSQRPDPPPLGLSGPTGPAEARTASEAKSSCRAEPEWRFAIEMESRQPHLQDGGNSEGIGVKTTAGPGDPEQCEAGATRGCSNGTSSRDDRKEVGEASSAMGDGPSKMATIASSEFPPGGMEDAGKHDDDEEDDEELSIFSSLLASKLHLSSPEGPVGSVPALRDRVGTDSRALSPTWEPVRWDPMRRRSTRLCPGGVLDGSHAMDAGVRLSHKRRNDSMAARRSKRLRSQ, from the exons ATGATCTTCTACGAGATGGCCGAGAA gtTCATGGAGTTCGAGGCCGAAGAGGAGCTGCAGATCCAGAAAATGAAGCTCCTGAGTAGCTCCCAATTCCAGCCCCCACCCGCCGACCCTCCCAAGCTTCCCAGCCCACCAGCCACCGATGCTGGACAGCAGCAAG TGTACATCCCCAAAAAGGCGGCATCCAAGGGGCGGCAGCCCCGGCGCCGTCAGCGCCGCCTGCCTGGCCCGCTGGCCCCAGGGGAGCCACGGGAGATCCCGCCTGAGGCCGTGAGGCAGTACGCCGAGATCATGGAGGGGCTGCGGcccagctgggaggaggaggctggggaggCCGGCGGGCGTGGCGAGCCCCAGAGCCAGGCACAGGGGGCACTCCCAGACCCCACACTACTGCAGTATGTCGAGCAGCTCTGTGAGGACGAGAGCTTCGTCTGCAAG GTGGAAGCCGTGATCCACCCCCAGTTCCTGGCCCAGCTGCTCTCTCCAGAGAAGAGATGCGACCCCCTGGATCTCAGCGAGGAGCTGGAGCAAGAGCTGGGACTCACCCCAAGCCAG ctggtTGAGAAACGTCTCCTAGCCCTCTCAgaggaagagctcagccccccgGCATGCCCCGCCCCTCATTTggactccaccccctcccagtcTGAAGAGGAGGATGAAGGCAGCAGCCAAAAGGGACCGGCCAGCTATCGGCAGGCCATGAGCGGACCCTCACCCCCCAGGGGCAGCGGGGCTAAGGGCGTGGCTCTGGGGGCAGAGACACCAGAGGCCCCCACCCCGACACCTGTGCAGCCATCCCAGCCACGCCAATGGCAGACAGGAGATGCGGCAGCTCCAAGATGTCTGTCCCCTCACAAATGTGGCGACGAAGGGAGACTATTAGCCTCGCTGAGGAGTCGAGTTGAGAGGGTGTCCCAGCAGcctcaggggcagggccaggatggAGGCCGAAGGGAAGGGTCAGCAGTCACTCTGGGCACAACACAACCTGGCAGCCAGGCCTGGAGCATAAGATCACAAGGTGACAATTTGGTAGGACCAGCAAACCTTGCGTCAACTCCCAGCGGATACAGAAAACAAGATGGTGGCCAAGAAGGGAAGGTCAAAAGTCAATCTGAAGCCAATGCTGATGCAGAAGGACTAAGAGATGCCCCAATGGAAACAAAGTGTTGTTGCCAAGGAGACAACCTGGTGGAAGCAGGAGCTCTGGAGTCAGGTCTCAATGGACATGGACAACAAGATGGCTGCCAAGGAGACACGGTCAAAGGCCAACCCCAGGCTGGATGGGAACCATTGGGAGACATCCCAAGTGCCACAGGCCAAGCCAATATCGTGAGGTCACACAGGGACAACCTGGTGGAACAAAGAGCTCTAGAGTCAACTCTcaatggacatggaaaacaagACGGTGGCCTAGAAGGGAAGGTCAGAGGTCAAAACAAGGAGGCTGATTGGAGTGAAGCCACCCTGAGAGAGCGTGATCTACAGCCTGGGAGCATGAAGTTGAGTGGGAACAACCTGAAAGGAGAAGGAAGCCCAGCATCAACTCCCACTAGGCCTGGAGAACAAGATGGCAGTCAAGCAGGTCAACCAACCAAACTGGAGTCTAGGGTGGGTGGTGGCCACCCTACAGTGTTACTACTCAGCAGGGCCAATGGGCAACCCTTAGGCCTCTTTGCTCGCCCTCTGGGTGCTGATGGGCGAGGGGAGGGTGAATTGCCACCAGTGTCCAACATTTACAGCCAACGTCCTGACCCACCTCCCCTTGGCCTGAGTGGCCCGACTGGACCTGCTGAGGCCCGGACGGCTTCAGAGGCCAAGTCCAGTTGCCGAGCAGAGCCAGAATGGAGATTTGCAATAGAGATGGAGTCAAGACAGCCTCACCTCCAAGATGGTGGCAATAGTGAAGGCATTGGAGTCAAAACCACGGCTGGACCTGGAGATCCAGAACAATGTGAGGCAGGAGCTACCAGGGGCTGCAGCAATGGGACCAGTTCCAGGGATGATAGAAAAGAGGTGGGAGAGGCAAGTTCAGCCATGGGCGATGGCCCCTCCAAGATGGCCACAATTGCCAGCTCAGAATTTCCCCCGGGGGGCATGGAGGATGCTGggaaacatgatgatgatgaggaagatgatgaagaGCTGTCTATTTTTTCCTCTCTGCTGGCATCAAAACTCCATCTCTCCAGTCCCGAGGGACCTGTTGgctctgtccctgccctgagggaCCGAGTGGGGACCGACAGCAGAGCCCTCTCCCCAACTTGGGAGCCAGTGAGATGGGATCCCATGAGGAGACGCTCCACACGGCTGTGCCCAGGTGGGGTGCTCGATGGGTCACATGCCATGGACGCCGGCGTTCGGCTCAGCCATAAGAGGAGGAACGACAGTATGGCTGCCAGGAGGAGCAAGCGCCTGCGCAGCCAATGA